The following proteins are co-located in the Chaetodon auriga isolate fChaAug3 chromosome 23, fChaAug3.hap1, whole genome shotgun sequence genome:
- the LOC143316041 gene encoding T-cell-specific surface glycoprotein CD28 → MSACWMFVILMGCRLGPSHSTQTPSTCACHDHLETICASPGDTVTVPCPKLDANHVIFKLLQDEEMIYNQSYVREKKALSHKPTHNGVGVELRENKDNSSVSFRLTGVNNSSHGIYRCEGTVIYPPPLKTVSSNWRVLVLLEGHQCCRNAKSPGPNCGFHWIWILILVSIYSIIATIIAVVIWVKLRRTDSQSDYMNTKPKAPRERRKKRGVQNPIPRHF, encoded by the exons ATGAGTGCTTGCTGGATGTTCGTGATCCTCATGGGCTGCAGATTAGGCCCATCTCACTCCACTCAGACTCCGAGCACCTGCGCCTGTCATG ACCATCTGGAAACTATCTGCGCATCTCCCGGAGACACTGTGACTGTGCCTTGCCCAAAGCTGGACGCCAATCATGTGATATTTAAACTTCTTCAGGACGAAGAAATGATTTACAACCAATCGTACGTCCgagaaaaaaaagcactaaGCCATAAACCAACACACAACGGGGTCGGTGTGGAACTGcgtgaaaacaaagacaattcaTCAGTCAGTTTCAGGCTCACTGGAGTGAACAACAGCAGCCATGGCATCTACAGATGTGAGGGCACGGTCATATACCctcctccactgaaaacagtgtCAAGCAACTGGAGGGTCCTGGTACTTTTAGAAG GACACCAGTGCTGTCGTAATGCCAAGAGTCCAGGTCCAAACTGTGGATTTCACTGGATTTGGATTCTCATACTAGTCAGCATCTACAGCATAATCGCCACCATCATCGCCGTCGTCATCTGG GTCAAGTTGAGGAGGACGGATTCGCAGAGCGACTACATGAACACCAAACCCAAAGCACCCCGGGAGCGCAGGAAGAAAAGAGGGGTTCAAAATCCTATACCACGGCACTTCTGA